From one Meiothermus sp. CFH 77666 genomic stretch:
- a CDS encoding cryptochrome/photolyase family protein, with product MTLWILGDQLNHAAVQQLSPQRVLLLEAYELGRTPPMHPQKLVLFFSAMRHFAQELRAGGREVIYLQADTLLEALQAFFQAYPGETLYQMQPADYGFAERVGAIVEGQGGRYHLLPNRLWLLQPEDFDRWAGKRQTYRLEYFYRFMRQRTGYLMHKGQPVGGAWNYDAENRKAPPPGYRPPAPRRFAPDALTLAAFETVREKFRGHFGFLEGFEWPITRQQALQALEDFVQHRLAAFGPYQDALVEQSWSLNHSLLSPALNLGLLHPAEVVERALAEYEKGGIPLASIEGFVRQVIGWREYIYHVYRREMPGLLQANQLQAHRPVPPLFWGAPTRMRCLSTVLQRVQQRGYAHHIERLMVLANFALLYGIEPQALNAWFVAAFVDSADWVMVPNVLGMGVFASPILSSKPYAASGKYIARMGNHCQHCVYKVGETLGEQACPFNSLYWDFMAQHRALLEGNPRLGVLYKTWDKRSLEEQATLRRQAEALRERIALGEL from the coding sequence ATGACCCTCTGGATTCTCGGCGACCAGCTCAACCATGCCGCAGTGCAGCAGCTATCGCCCCAGCGGGTGCTGCTCCTGGAGGCCTACGAGCTGGGGCGTACCCCGCCCATGCACCCGCAAAAGCTGGTGCTCTTTTTCAGCGCCATGCGCCACTTTGCCCAGGAGCTGCGGGCGGGCGGAAGGGAGGTCATCTACCTGCAGGCCGATACCCTGCTCGAAGCCCTGCAAGCGTTTTTCCAGGCCTACCCCGGCGAAACCCTGTACCAGATGCAGCCCGCCGACTATGGCTTCGCCGAGCGGGTGGGGGCCATCGTGGAAGGCCAGGGCGGCAGGTATCACCTGCTACCCAACCGGCTCTGGTTGTTGCAGCCGGAGGATTTTGACCGCTGGGCGGGGAAGCGCCAGACCTACCGCCTCGAGTATTTCTACCGCTTTATGCGCCAGCGTACCGGCTACCTGATGCACAAGGGCCAGCCGGTGGGGGGTGCCTGGAACTACGATGCCGAGAACCGCAAGGCGCCGCCCCCAGGCTACCGGCCCCCGGCCCCGCGCCGTTTTGCCCCCGATGCCCTCACACTGGCGGCCTTCGAGACCGTACGGGAGAAGTTCAGGGGGCATTTTGGTTTCCTGGAGGGTTTCGAGTGGCCCATAACCCGGCAGCAAGCCCTACAGGCTCTGGAGGATTTCGTGCAGCACCGTCTGGCGGCCTTTGGCCCCTACCAGGATGCCCTGGTGGAGCAGAGCTGGAGCCTGAATCACTCGCTGCTCTCCCCGGCCCTCAACCTGGGCTTGCTGCACCCGGCCGAGGTGGTGGAGCGGGCCCTGGCCGAGTACGAAAAGGGTGGCATTCCCCTTGCCAGCATCGAGGGTTTTGTGCGGCAGGTGATCGGCTGGCGCGAGTACATCTACCACGTGTACCGCCGCGAGATGCCCGGGCTCCTGCAGGCCAACCAGCTTCAGGCCCACCGGCCTGTACCGCCGCTCTTCTGGGGTGCGCCCACCCGTATGCGTTGCTTATCTACCGTATTGCAGCGCGTTCAGCAGCGCGGCTACGCCCACCACATCGAGCGACTGATGGTGCTGGCCAACTTTGCGCTCCTTTATGGCATCGAACCGCAAGCCCTTAATGCCTGGTTTGTGGCGGCCTTTGTGGACTCCGCCGACTGGGTAATGGTGCCCAATGTGCTGGGCATGGGGGTCTTTGCCTCGCCCATCCTTTCCTCCAAGCCCTATGCGGCCAGTGGGAAGTACATCGCCCGCATGGGCAACCACTGCCAGCACTGCGTTTATAAAGTGGGCGAGACCCTGGGCGAGCAAGCCTGCCCCTTCAACAGCCTGTACTGGGACTTCATGGCCCAGCATCGCGCCCTGCTGGAGGGCAATCCCCGCCTGGGGGTGCTGTACAAGACCTGGGACAAGCGCAGCCTGGAGGAGCAAGCTACCCTTCGCCGCCAGGCAGAGGCGCTGCGCGAACGGATTGCTTTGGGTGAGCTTTGA